The genomic segment ACCCAAACCCAACAGGTTCGCCTGCAAGGAAGCAACCGTTATGAGACAGCGGTTAGTATCGCTAATGAACTCGCCAAACAACATAACATTGATTTTTCCAAGGGTGAAAAGTTCCAAAACGTTGTTTTAGCCTCGGGCAACAATTTCCCAGATGCTTTAGCCGGAGCTCCGTTAGCTAATCAAGAAAATGCGCCCATTCTTTTAGTCGATAATACCCCTGAGAATAGTACTACAACTTTTGATTTTATCCAGGCACATGTGAGTACCAGCGGAAATGTTTTCCTCCTTGGAGGTACTGGTGTCATCCCCCAAAACTTTACCGACAAGCTTGTAAGCATGGGCTTTGCCCCACAGAATATTGAACAACTCGGAGGGCAGAATCGAAATGAAACCTCATTGATTATTTCTAAACGATTGCAGAACCCTTTGAAGGAAGTTGTTTTAGTTACAGATTCTTATTTCGCAGATGCCTTAACGGTTGCCCCGACAGCTACTTCAGTTTTCACTCCCATTTTGTTGGTTGCTGATACTGGTCTTACGCCTGATCAAAAAGCCTTCTGTGACTCAATTAATAATGTAGTTATTTTTGGAACACTTGCTTCTAAAACCAACGAGATTTATCCTCGTGCTATGGGACTAACCGGCGCAAATAAATATGATTCAAATGCCATCTGGGCTAAACAAGTTAAGAATAAGCCCTTCATTGCCTTAGCTACGGGAGAGGATTATCCCGATGCTTTAGCCGGTG from the Desulfitobacterium metallireducens DSM 15288 genome contains:
- a CDS encoding cell wall-binding repeat-containing protein, with the protein product MKKILGVLLTLAMSLALPLSAAASTTPTQTQQVRLQGSNRYETAVSIANELAKQHNIDFSKGEKFQNVVLASGNNFPDALAGAPLANQENAPILLVDNTPENSTTTFDFIQAHVSTSGNVFLLGGTGVIPQNFTDKLVSMGFAPQNIEQLGGQNRNETSLIISKRLQNPLKEVVLVTDSYFADALTVAPTATSVFTPILLVADTGLTPDQKAFCDSINNVVIFGTLASKTNEIYPRAMGLTGANKYDSNAIWAKQVKNKPFIALATGEDYPDALAGAVLVGSLGVGGGVVLMTNPNQLPSETISALNVISYNDKQALTYTNAQGQYSSFPAVMYPTLYILGGTGAVSDSVQSQAATILNGPGTAK